In Halobaculum rubrum, the following are encoded in one genomic region:
- a CDS encoding glycosyltransferase family 4 protein has translation MPYTVLMLGWGFPPNVTGGLDTAVGELFDRLDAREGVEVELVLPAEYAPEGRDGIHGVPTGDGDIITRIGRLSGAFVERAAEADIVHTNDWFGYNPGSRAQATHDVEWVTTFHSLSSDRNADPPEREKRTEERVVNRSDHLLAVSEFTARKIAHEYGGDAEVVYNGFSRVEPTGRDLKAELGIDGPMLFFVGRHTDQKGLAYLLYALPTLRRDDVTLVIGGTGHLTEQLKRFVELLGIDDRVEFVGYVPEAELGDYYASADLFVSPSLAEPFGITIVEALSVGTRVVAGPSGAAEVLPDDCLIEVEPNSDAIAAGIERALSLDTPIEYEERTWDQVADEHDAFYERILAGERGNRDGER, from the coding sequence ATGCCGTACACCGTCCTGATGCTCGGGTGGGGGTTCCCGCCGAACGTGACCGGCGGACTGGACACGGCGGTCGGCGAGCTGTTCGATCGCCTCGACGCTCGTGAGGGCGTCGAGGTGGAGCTGGTGTTGCCGGCGGAGTACGCCCCGGAGGGACGCGACGGGATCCACGGCGTCCCCACCGGCGACGGCGACATCATCACCCGGATCGGCCGCCTCTCGGGCGCGTTCGTGGAGCGCGCGGCCGAGGCGGACATCGTCCACACGAACGACTGGTTCGGCTACAACCCCGGCTCGCGCGCGCAGGCGACCCACGACGTCGAGTGGGTGACGACGTTCCACTCGCTGTCGTCGGATCGCAACGCCGACCCGCCCGAGCGGGAGAAGCGCACCGAAGAGCGGGTAGTGAACCGCTCGGATCACCTCCTGGCGGTGAGCGAGTTCACCGCCCGCAAGATCGCCCACGAGTACGGGGGGGACGCGGAGGTCGTCTACAACGGCTTCTCCCGGGTCGAGCCGACGGGGCGCGATCTGAAAGCCGAGCTGGGGATCGACGGACCGATGCTGTTCTTCGTCGGCAGGCACACCGACCAGAAGGGGCTGGCGTACCTCCTGTACGCGCTGCCGACGCTCCGGCGCGACGACGTGACGCTCGTCATCGGGGGCACCGGTCACCTCACCGAGCAGCTGAAGCGCTTCGTCGAGCTGCTCGGGATCGACGACCGCGTCGAGTTCGTCGGCTACGTTCCCGAGGCGGAGCTGGGCGACTACTACGCGAGCGCGGATCTGTTCGTCTCGCCGTCGCTCGCGGAGCCGTTCGGGATCACCATCGTCGAGGCGCTGTCGGTCGGCACCCGCGTCGTCGCCGGCCCCAGCGGCGCCGCGGAGGTGCTCCCCGACGACTGTCTCATCGAGGTCGAGCCGAACTCCGACGCGATCGCTGCCGGCATCGAGCGTGCGCTCTCGCTCGATACGCCGATCGAGTACGAGGAGCGAACCTGGGATCAGGTCGCCGACGAGCACGACGCCTTCTACGAGCGGATCCTGGCGGGGGAACGCGGAAATCGGGACGGGGAACGGTGA
- the malA gene encoding alpha-amylase MalA has product MEHPGQPRVCAAGEAVELAPRDPDPNVDYEWSVVTAPSGSTAELGDEPVQWFEPDVPGRYLLRLTDGRATHDLTVRAFAEGTAPSADGGRSASGDAGRSEQSKRRSDQSGSGGAVGSGTQAEPVGDGEEPERPRVQLETAVDEEAVRIHAKLAPASTRRVEFLLDDRDDLDESDVTVEGRTLTIERSVLGDRARVYAVPLTDDAYGVPDAVDVRRSPSRGDGGSDGGGSGDSGGDRDGATDGERGVDADSGRGTVTVDRPYDPPSWALDSTIYEVYVRTFGDADRERSQFAAIRERLDGLDELGVDTLWLTPVLQHDGAPHGYNITDFLAIASDLGDREEYRALIEAAHDRDIRVLFDLVCNHSARDHPFFQDAYGDPDSPYRSWYEWQENGEPGTYFDWELIANFDFSTLAVRRHLLDVVEEWAPLVDGFRCDMAWAVPDGFWREVHDRVKAHDSEFFLLDETIPYIPDFQSGLFDMHFDSTTAFCLREVGDGNKRAKEILDAVDERRRVGFPDHASFMLYHENHDEPRYLAAYGEAAAFASAGALATLPGAPMVYAGQETGQLGKRDRLDYENAREDLTEHYRRLLALRDEHPALQHRADLSRVDYDVRAGTDDDVVAYRREAADGEAVVVALNFAGGVATVAVDAAVGDEDLVTGSTVGTGDGAVTVDDVVVIPIHG; this is encoded by the coding sequence ATGGAGCATCCGGGGCAACCGCGCGTGTGCGCGGCGGGCGAGGCCGTGGAACTCGCGCCGCGCGATCCCGACCCGAACGTCGACTACGAGTGGAGCGTCGTAACCGCGCCGTCCGGCTCGACGGCGGAACTCGGCGACGAACCCGTCCAGTGGTTCGAGCCCGACGTTCCCGGCCGCTATCTGCTTCGCCTCACCGACGGTCGGGCGACCCACGACCTGACCGTGCGGGCGTTCGCCGAGGGGACCGCCCCGAGCGCGGACGGCGGCCGCTCCGCCAGCGGCGATGCGGGCCGTAGCGAGCAATCGAAACGACGGAGCGACCAGTCCGGCTCCGGCGGCGCAGTCGGCTCCGGAACACAGGCGGAACCCGTCGGCGACGGGGAGGAACCGGAGCGCCCTCGCGTCCAGTTGGAGACAGCCGTCGACGAGGAGGCGGTCCGGATCCACGCGAAGCTCGCGCCGGCGTCCACGAGGCGCGTCGAGTTCCTGCTCGACGACCGCGACGACCTCGACGAGTCGGACGTGACCGTCGAGGGACGAACGCTCACGATCGAGCGCTCCGTGCTCGGGGATCGCGCCCGGGTGTACGCAGTTCCGCTCACCGACGACGCGTACGGCGTGCCCGACGCCGTCGACGTGCGACGATCGCCATCCCGGGGTGACGGGGGCAGCGACGGCGGCGGGAGCGGCGACAGCGGCGGCGACCGCGACGGCGCCACCGACGGGGAACGCGGAGTCGACGCCGACAGTGGGCGCGGAACCGTGACCGTCGATCGACCGTACGATCCGCCGTCGTGGGCGCTCGACTCGACCATCTACGAGGTGTACGTGCGCACGTTCGGGGACGCGGACCGCGAGCGGTCGCAGTTCGCGGCGATCCGCGAGCGGCTCGACGGGCTCGACGAGCTGGGCGTCGACACGCTGTGGCTCACGCCCGTCCTCCAACACGACGGGGCGCCACACGGCTACAACATCACCGACTTCCTCGCGATCGCGTCGGATCTGGGCGACCGCGAGGAGTATCGGGCGCTGATCGAGGCGGCCCACGACCGCGACATCCGCGTCCTGTTCGATCTCGTGTGCAACCACTCCGCGCGCGATCATCCGTTCTTTCAGGACGCGTACGGCGACCCCGACAGCCCCTACCGCTCGTGGTACGAGTGGCAGGAGAACGGCGAGCCCGGGACGTACTTCGACTGGGAGCTGATCGCCAACTTCGACTTCTCCACGCTCGCAGTGCGCCGGCACCTCCTCGACGTGGTGGAGGAGTGGGCGCCGCTGGTCGACGGGTTCCGCTGTGACATGGCGTGGGCGGTGCCGGACGGCTTCTGGCGGGAGGTGCACGACCGGGTGAAGGCGCACGACTCGGAGTTCTTCCTCCTCGACGAGACGATCCCGTACATCCCGGACTTCCAGTCCGGGCTGTTCGACATGCACTTCGACTCGACGACGGCGTTCTGTCTGCGGGAGGTCGGCGACGGCAACAAGCGTGCCAAGGAGATCCTCGATGCCGTGGACGAGCGCCGACGCGTGGGCTTTCCGGACCACGCCTCGTTCATGCTGTATCACGAGAATCACGACGAACCGCGCTATCTCGCCGCCTACGGCGAGGCCGCGGCGTTCGCGTCGGCGGGCGCGCTGGCGACGCTCCCCGGTGCGCCGATGGTGTACGCCGGCCAAGAGACCGGCCAGCTCGGAAAGCGGGACCGCCTGGACTACGAGAACGCCCGCGAGGATCTCACCGAGCACTACCGTCGCCTGCTCGCCCTCCGCGACGAGCACCCGGCGCTCCAGCATCGGGCCGATCTGTCGCGCGTCGACTACGACGTACGCGCGGGGACGGACGACGATGTCGTCGCCTACCGCCGCGAGGCGGCCGACGGCGAGGCGGTCGTCGTCGCGCTCAACTTCGCCGGCGGCGTCGCGACGGTCGCCGTCGACGCCGCCGTCGGGGACGAGGACCTCGTGACTGGGTCGACGGTCGGGACGGGCGACGGGGCGGTGACCGTCGACGACGTAGTCGTCATCCCGATTCACGGGTAG
- a CDS encoding multiprotein bridging factor aMBF1, which produces MPQCEMCGAEKASLTTTKVEGAELELCSDCSDFGTEVRTESASSASTKYSTSSSSSSSSSSGSGGSSSSSSSSSRRQHDMFDDMETVTGDYDDRIRQARESTGLSQEDLASDINEKASVIRKLERGDILPSDGVQQKLEKKLGISLVEGESVDDADWESSSSGNMTLGDVVKRNDE; this is translated from the coding sequence ATGCCCCAGTGTGAGATGTGCGGCGCGGAGAAGGCGTCGCTCACCACCACGAAAGTCGAGGGCGCGGAGCTGGAGTTATGCTCGGACTGTTCGGACTTCGGCACCGAGGTCCGCACGGAGAGCGCCTCCTCGGCGTCCACGAAGTACTCCACCTCCTCGTCTTCGTCTTCCTCGTCGAGTTCCGGGAGCGGGGGCTCCTCGTCGTCCTCCTCGTCGTCCTCGCGGCGCCAGCACGACATGTTCGACGACATGGAGACAGTCACGGGCGACTACGACGACCGGATCCGGCAGGCTCGGGAGTCGACCGGGCTGAGCCAGGAGGACCTCGCGAGCGACATCAACGAGAAGGCCTCGGTCATCCGAAAGCTCGAGCGCGGGGACATCCTCCCCTCCGACGGCGTCCAACAGAAGCTCGAGAAGAAGCTCGGCATCTCGCTGGTCGAGGGCGAGTCCGTCGACGACGCCGACTGGGAGAGCTCCTCATCGGGGAACATGACCCTCGGCGACGTGGTCAAGCGCAACGACGAGTAG
- the malQ gene encoding 4-alpha-glucanotransferase, with translation MRFDRRSGVLLHPTALPGPYGIGDLGAGARSFLDFLDRADQSIWQVCPLGPTVGIHGHSPYQTFSGFAGNPLLIDLVDLAERGYLIDEEIDVDAGGDGAGVDFSLHEVRYDAVESFKLDRLRVAFERFREVASDDDRASFAEFRDREADWLADYALFRALKAEFDETLWTEWPEPARTRDPDALAAYREDLADEIEFRAFCQWTFDRQWRDLRAAAADRGIEILGDLPIYVALDSADVWAAPAAFDLTDDGRPAAVAGVPPNAGDSGQRWGNPVYDWDHLAETGYEWWIDRLRRLFDTVDYARLDHFKGFDEFWAIPADSDDPADGEWREGPGDAFFETVREEFDRLPFVAEDLGFLDAGSAALREAFDLPGMRVPQYADWCQQGHMYQPMHYPEDCVAYTSTHDTDTAVGYYESLDDRQRDCLHYNLGTDGVDIEWDLVEAVWNSEATLAVTTVQDLLGLDSHARFNTPGTTDGNWRWRVTEAGLDGAVADRLARITDATVR, from the coding sequence ATGCGGTTCGACAGACGAAGCGGCGTCCTGCTCCACCCCACCGCGCTGCCCGGCCCCTACGGGATCGGGGATCTGGGCGCGGGCGCGCGCTCGTTCCTCGACTTCCTCGATCGAGCCGACCAGTCGATCTGGCAGGTGTGTCCGCTGGGACCGACCGTCGGGATCCACGGCCACTCCCCGTACCAGACGTTCTCAGGGTTCGCCGGGAACCCGCTGTTGATCGACCTCGTCGACCTCGCCGAGCGGGGGTATCTGATCGACGAGGAGATCGACGTGGACGCCGGCGGCGACGGGGCCGGGGTCGACTTCTCGCTCCACGAGGTGCGCTACGACGCCGTCGAGTCGTTCAAACTCGATCGCCTGCGCGTGGCCTTCGAACGCTTTCGCGAGGTCGCGAGCGACGACGACCGAGCGTCGTTCGCCGAGTTCCGCGACCGCGAGGCCGACTGGCTCGCCGACTACGCGCTGTTTCGCGCGCTCAAAGCCGAGTTCGACGAGACGCTGTGGACGGAGTGGCCCGAGCCGGCTCGGACGCGCGACCCTGACGCGCTCGCGGCGTATCGCGAGGATCTCGCCGACGAGATCGAGTTCCGGGCGTTCTGCCAGTGGACGTTCGACCGGCAGTGGCGCGACCTGCGCGCGGCCGCCGCCGACCGCGGGATCGAGATCCTCGGCGACCTCCCGATCTACGTCGCGCTCGACTCCGCGGACGTGTGGGCCGCGCCCGCGGCGTTCGACCTGACCGACGACGGTCGCCCGGCCGCCGTCGCGGGCGTTCCGCCGAACGCGGGCGACTCCGGACAGCGCTGGGGGAACCCCGTGTACGACTGGGATCACCTCGCCGAGACGGGCTACGAGTGGTGGATCGACCGGCTCCGCCGGCTGTTCGACACGGTCGACTACGCCCGCCTCGACCACTTCAAGGGGTTCGACGAGTTCTGGGCGATCCCCGCCGACAGCGACGATCCCGCCGACGGCGAGTGGCGGGAGGGGCCGGGCGACGCGTTCTTCGAGACCGTGCGCGAGGAGTTCGACCGCCTCCCGTTCGTCGCCGAGGACCTCGGGTTCCTCGACGCCGGGAGCGCGGCGCTGCGCGAGGCGTTCGACCTCCCGGGAATGCGCGTGCCCCAGTACGCCGACTGGTGCCAACAGGGGCACATGTATCAGCCGATGCACTACCCGGAGGACTGCGTCGCCTACACCTCGACCCACGATACCGACACGGCCGTCGGCTACTACGAGTCGCTCGACGACCGGCAGCGCGACTGTCTTCACTACAACCTCGGCACCGACGGCGTCGATATCGAGTGGGATCTCGTCGAGGCGGTGTGGAACTCCGAGGCGACGCTCGCCGTGACGACGGTACAGGACCTGCTCGGCCTGGACAGTCACGCCCGATTCAACACTCCGGGGACGACCGACGGCAACTGGCGGTGGCGCGTCACCGAAGCCGGCCTCGACGGCGCCGTCGCGGACCGGCTCGCGCGGATCACGGACGCGACCGTCCGGTGA
- a CDS encoding DUF7510 family protein, producing the protein MDGNAEDAGPGEREAADGDERPVSVDVEIADGRTVIVVAGDRDAAVVVQSASGERIYLPPEDFDRPPESERDERQDSYGTGTRPSDSPYQSATSDSPYQSVASDSPYQSPGESDSPYQRGGPASDRVGLEPTADGFRIVHPEPVTDLRLLR; encoded by the coding sequence ATGGACGGGAACGCCGAGGACGCGGGACCGGGCGAGCGGGAGGCTGCCGACGGGGACGAACGCCCGGTCTCGGTCGACGTGGAGATCGCCGACGGTCGGACGGTTATCGTCGTCGCGGGCGACAGGGACGCCGCGGTCGTGGTCCAGTCGGCCTCTGGCGAGCGGATCTACCTCCCGCCGGAGGACTTCGATCGCCCGCCCGAATCGGAGCGGGACGAGCGGCAGGACTCGTACGGCACGGGCACCCGACCGTCCGACAGTCCCTATCAGTCGGCGACCTCCGACAGCCCGTACCAGTCGGTCGCTTCGGACAGTCCCTACCAGTCGCCCGGCGAGTCGGACAGCCCGTACCAGCGCGGCGGCCCCGCGTCCGACCGGGTCGGACTGGAACCCACCGCAGACGGCTTCCGGATCGTCCACCCGGAACCGGTGACCGATCTCCGGCTACTCAGGTGA
- a CDS encoding fumarylacetoacetate hydrolase family protein, producing the protein MRYARIRDPAGTVRRGTYDDGSVTAGGETYDTESDDVDLLAPCEPSKIVCVGRNYADHAEELGNEVPDRPLLFLKPPNAVATPGSTVTLPTGKERVDHEAEIAFVIGEQARNVAAADAMDYVAGFTCLDDVSNRDDQNEEQNWVRGKAFDGAAPIGPCIADPEHVPDDAAVELRVNGETNQSSSRDYFMFSIPELVEEITTYMTLEPGDVVATGTPAGVGPLSDGDHVEVEIEGVGVLEHDVRQG; encoded by the coding sequence ATGCGCTACGCACGGATCCGCGACCCGGCAGGCACCGTTCGCCGCGGCACGTACGACGACGGCAGCGTGACCGCGGGCGGCGAGACGTACGACACCGAGTCCGACGACGTCGACCTGCTCGCGCCCTGCGAGCCGTCGAAGATCGTCTGCGTCGGTCGCAACTACGCCGACCACGCCGAGGAGCTCGGCAACGAGGTTCCCGACCGCCCGCTGCTGTTCCTCAAGCCGCCGAACGCCGTCGCCACCCCCGGCTCGACGGTCACGCTCCCGACCGGGAAGGAACGCGTCGATCACGAGGCCGAGATCGCGTTCGTGATCGGCGAGCAGGCGCGCAACGTCGCCGCCGCGGACGCGATGGACTACGTCGCGGGCTTCACCTGTCTCGACGACGTGTCGAACCGCGACGACCAGAACGAGGAGCAAAACTGGGTGCGCGGGAAGGCGTTCGACGGCGCCGCGCCGATCGGCCCCTGCATCGCCGATCCCGAGCACGTCCCGGACGACGCCGCCGTCGAGCTCCGCGTGAACGGGGAGACGAATCAGTCGTCTTCGCGCGACTACTTCATGTTCTCCATCCCCGAACTCGTCGAGGAGATCACGACGTACATGACGCTGGAGCCGGGCGACGTGGTCGCGACCGGAACGCCCGCGGGCGTCGGCCCGCTCTCGGACGGCGACCATGTCGAGGTAGAGATCGAGGGCGTCGGCGTCCTCGAACACGACGTGCGGCAGGGCTGA
- a CDS encoding DUF7503 family protein, producing MGALFSLVLLLSSAGSAVAGATVTSGP from the coding sequence ATGGGCGCGCTGTTCTCGCTCGTGCTGCTCCTGTCGAGTGCGGGGAGTGCGGTTGCGGGTGCGACAGTCACGTCTGGTCCGTAG
- the tpiA gene encoding triose-phosphate isomerase, translating into MSDSDTLILVNLKAYPCNPVEIAEACATVADDTGARVAVAPQAAHLPAVADTGVETWAQHVSPVEHGSHTGSTLAEAVADAGATGTLINHSENRLKLADIDASLAAADRADLETVVCANNPAQCGAAAALGPDAVAVEPPELIGGDVSVATADPAIVEDSVAAVEAVDADVDLFCGAGVSTGEDVAAAGELGATGVLLASGVAKADDPEAVLRDLVSGL; encoded by the coding sequence GTGAGCGACTCCGACACCCTGATCCTCGTCAACCTGAAGGCGTACCCGTGCAACCCCGTCGAGATCGCCGAGGCGTGCGCGACCGTCGCCGACGACACCGGCGCGCGCGTCGCCGTCGCACCGCAGGCGGCGCACCTCCCGGCCGTGGCCGACACCGGCGTCGAGACATGGGCCCAGCACGTCTCGCCCGTCGAGCACGGTAGCCACACCGGATCGACGCTCGCGGAGGCGGTCGCCGACGCGGGCGCGACGGGGACGCTGATCAACCACTCCGAGAACCGGCTGAAGCTGGCCGACATCGACGCCTCGCTCGCGGCGGCCGATCGTGCGGATCTCGAGACGGTCGTGTGCGCGAACAACCCCGCGCAGTGCGGCGCCGCCGCGGCGCTTGGCCCCGACGCAGTGGCCGTCGAGCCGCCCGAACTCATCGGCGGCGACGTATCGGTCGCGACCGCGGACCCGGCGATCGTGGAGGACTCCGTCGCCGCGGTAGAGGCGGTCGACGCCGACGTGGACCTGTTCTGCGGCGCCGGCGTCTCAACCGGCGAGGACGTGGCCGCCGCGGGCGAGTTGGGCGCGACGGGCGTGCTTCTCGCCTCCGGCGTGGCGAAGGCAGACGACCCCGAGGCGGTGCTTCGGGACCTGGTCTCGGGCCTGTAG
- a CDS encoding archaellin/type IV pilin N-terminal domain-containing protein, which yields MFEFITDEEERGQVGIGTLIVFIAMVLVAAIAAGVLINTAGFLQSKSQETGQQSSKQVSNRLQEVVTVGTANTTDDTIKSVNVTVTQAPGAGEIDLANATINWIGPQGTETLTHTDSSGTDWQFKTHAVKDTDDTANPTVLNDADDRFNIEFELKDNGYGDTNAPNNLGEGDEVTIKINTMAGATTTIRFTVPESLGQKKAVEL from the coding sequence ATGTTCGAATTCATCACGGACGAGGAGGAGCGCGGGCAGGTGGGTATCGGAACCCTCATCGTGTTCATCGCGATGGTGCTGGTGGCGGCGATCGCCGCCGGCGTCCTCATCAACACCGCAGGATTCCTCCAGAGCAAGTCACAGGAAACGGGTCAACAGTCGAGTAAGCAGGTCAGTAACCGGCTGCAAGAGGTCGTTACCGTAGGAACGGCCAACACGACTGACGATACGATCAAGAGCGTCAACGTAACCGTTACGCAGGCGCCCGGCGCCGGCGAGATCGACCTCGCGAACGCGACGATCAACTGGATCGGCCCGCAGGGGACCGAGACTCTGACCCACACCGATTCCAGCGGGACGGACTGGCAGTTCAAGACCCACGCGGTGAAAGACACCGACGACACCGCCAACCCCACGGTCCTCAACGACGCTGACGACCGCTTCAACATCGAGTTCGAGCTAAAGGACAACGGGTATGGAGACACGAACGCACCGAACAATCTCGGTGAGGGCGACGAGGTGACGATCAAGATCAACACGATGGCCGGCGCGACGACGACCATCCGCTTCACCGTGCCCGAGTCGCTCGGACAAAAGAAAGCGGTCGAACTGTAA